A stretch of Odocoileus virginianus isolate 20LAN1187 ecotype Illinois chromosome 31, Ovbor_1.2, whole genome shotgun sequence DNA encodes these proteins:
- the SPIN1 gene encoding spindlin-1 isoform X3, with protein sequence MMKKRTSHKKHRSSVGPSKPVSQPRRNIVGCRIQHGWKEGNGPVTQWKGTVLDQVPVNPSLYLIKYDGFDCVYGLELNKDERVSALEVLPDRVATSRISDAHLADTMIGKAVEHMFETEDGSKDEWRGMVLARAPIMNTWFYITYEKDPVLYMYQLLDDYKEGDLRIMPDSNDSPPAEREPGEVVDSLVGKQVEYAKEDGSKRTGMVIHQVEAKPSVYFIKFDDDFHIYVYDLVKTS encoded by the exons AAAACATCGGAGCAGTGTGGGACCAAGCAAGCCTGTTTCCCAGCCTCGGCGGAACATCGTAGGCTGCAGGATTCAGCATGGGTGGAAGGAGGGGAATGGCCCTGTCACCCAGTGGAAAGGAACCGTTCTGGACCAGGTGCCTGTAAACCCTTCTTTGTATCTTATAAAATACGATGGATTTGACTGTGTTTATGGACTAGAACTTAATAAAGATGAAAGAGTTTCTGCGCTTGAAGTCCTCCCTGATAGAGTTG CAACATCTCGAATCAGTGATGCGCACCTAGCCGACACAATGATTGGCAAAGCAGTGGAGCACATGTTTGAGACAGAGGACGGCTCTAAAGACGAGTGGAGGGGAATGGTCTTAGCACGCGCCCCTATCATGAACACATGGTTTTACATCACCTATGAGAAAGATCCTGTCTTATACATGTACCAGCTCTTAGATGATTATAAAGAAGGCGACCTTCGCATTATGCCCGATTCTA ATGATTCACCTCCAGCAGAAAGGGAACCGGGAGAAGTTGTGGACAGCCTGGTGGGCAAACAAGTGGAATATGCCAAAGAAGATGGCTCTAAAAGGACTGGCATGGTCATTCATCAAGTAGAAGCCAAACCGTCTGTCTATTTCATCAAGTTTGATGATGATTTCCATATTTATGTCTACGATTTGGTGAAAACATCCTAG